The Candida orthopsilosis Co 90-125, chromosome 3 draft sequence sequence ATACTTGAGAATGACTCATTAGGTTTTGATGAACTGACGCTAAACAATTTTGCCCTTGCTTATAAGAAGATTTTGGAGTCACGATGtaatttgaagaaatttgaatcCATTGGTGCTGATTCAAGAATCATGGACTATTTGAAAACATCACAACCTTTGACCTTGGAGACTCTTGACATGTATCATTCTATGGACAAGCCAAATTATGAAGAGATTTTATCTGAACTGCAATCTTTTACATCTACAACAGAGGTGCAAAATCacttgaaattggatgagttttatcaatttctAAGAGGAATCATATTTGTACTTAAACATCCAGAACAACCAGTTCCTGACGAATTAGCAGATGATGAGGATTTGGGAATTAGCGGTGGTACAATCTCATTAAAAGATCCACTTacattgaatttatttGTTAATCCAGTCATTGCTACTTGTGGTCATACGTTCGAATCCCTGAGTATTCGTCAGCAAATTCAAGAACATCCTTCTGGTGTAATGGAATGTCCTACTTCAGGTTGTGATAACCGGTTGCTGATGAGTAATTTGAAACTGGAtacattgatgaaaatacGAATTAGGTGCGCAAGCAAACTACAACAAActaatgatgatttagaCATTGTTCATTAAGGAAGAAAACACGTTGATCATGCTGTAATGTGCTAAGATTAATTGCAGgatgatttacaaaatctCACATAAATTGTCACCAACCGAAAACATGCATAGTCCATTCCCACAGGTAACGAATGCATTTACGAGCTGACTAACAACAGTTACGATAAGCGCTATGTAAAGGATTAGCGACGACCGCTAATATTTTTCTCCCAGCACTCCATGGTCGTATCAAGCCAGCTTCACCGTATTTACAATGCACCATTTCCTAAATAACGTCTTagtttaaaatttttggtTACTCCCTGTTTTTTATGTAGGTCTACATCTTCAACGACGCCATCATTTTACGATAACAAACGAAGCTTTTACTATGTAAGGATCGACATGTAGATCTTCACCACAACCCGAACTTTCAGGCGTGCTTCCATTTGTTTGGGGAAAGAGCTTCGTAAATAATCGCCATTTCGTTGTTGTGCAAAAAGATCACCCAACAAAAAGATAGTGACCTCATCCTAAGAGTGAATCTAGTAGCCGCCTTGAAGATAGACGACAAAGACAATAGGAACTACGCATGGCAACTAAGttaacaacaattgacGATAACTCATGAATGTTTGATATTAGGAATTTCATATTGTTCATGTGGATTAACCCCAAAGTGGACAGAATTGAACCCAATTGGGAACAGGCTGTAAGCTGCATAGACGGCTGCTTTCGGGGGATTCTTTGAACTCGGGAAGGTCTCTGAAAGCTCTAAACTTGTTTGCTATGGCATTACGAAGTAGTAACAAACGTTCCTAGAAGCTGGCATTACTCGATAACATGCCATTAGGAAGCAGTTATTAACATTACAGGAAACTGATGtcacaattttttttgaatatgGAGCGAGCCACACAATTGTCAATGTGAAGCAAGTCGCTAGCTTCACAACGAGCGTGTATTTCTCGGAAGATACAAAAACTACTTTTTTCACTGTTTGGTTCCGAAATTAGTAAGGTTTTTGGTGAGCGTCTTAATTTTGTGTTAGATTGAAGGGCCCAATAGGAGGCATAAAGCAAGGCAAAAGGGTGGATAAATAATAATATCATTATGCAGGTAGTGTGAAAAGCTTATATTATAACTAAGAAATATGGGCAATaattattttcaacactttGTTAGTTTTTTTAATCACTTCTGCATTAACTCCGAGCCAAAATAAAAGGATACAGAAAGAGTTCTATGAACGTTAGTGCgtgtatttcaaaaatcaaatagcaacaacaacaaaacgATTTGTGGTGTTAGAGATTGGAAGCGTCTCATCGCACCTGTTTTATTTTGGAGGTACGTATGTGGAGTGGAGACGAGTCGGCTTGGCAAGTTTTTCGAATCAAGGCGTCACTATTTTGTATTAACAATATATGCTGTTAAACTCTTGTTTTCAGTTTGTCTTTGGTAATTTAGGGATAAACTTTGCATATTTTAGGCGAACGTTGTGCTTAGTctaaaattcaaatgtatGCAGTCCCTATTTAGGTTAGACAGAacgttttatttttgttcaatgttttttgtttgtcttGAAGTTTGTGTAATTAATTTATGCGACTCATCTCCCAattaacaacaataaaCGAACTATTCTTTgaactttgattttgtttagGACTTGCTCCTTTATACAGGAGCAAGTCATGTTTGCTTGCTGATTATACCTACCTCAGCTTCTAATTCCATGCGCTTCCAATGAGCATAGCAGCCACCATGCATATATTTTGGATAGAGATGCAGTTTTTCATACGTAAAATTCATCTATTCTATTTCTATATTGGtacatttatcaaaagaatacaGTCTCAgcttcttttcaaatcactaGAAAGAGCAATATAAGAAATACAAGTTGCCAGGTTAGTGTAATGTATaatatttgatttcttcttttcctttcaTTACACAAAGCCAGGAATAAAGACATTTAGCCGAAATTGTATATGCAAGTAGGCGAAAAGAAGAGAACAACatgaaatttcaatttaataCGAGTTATGACTACTAACGACTATACACCATAGTGTGTATTATCAATATTGTTCACAAACGCATTTTCACagtttcatttgattttcacGGATATAATTATTTTACGTGTAACCACGCCTCGTATAATTGTAAAAGAATGGGGGACgacattgttgttgaattgtcCAACAAAATGGTGGATGCCACTAGCAAATacctttttcaacaacaataaaaagCATTGGGTGATCAATCTTCTTTCGTATTATTGCCATCGCAGCATTTTTCCTTCACGCATTACAATGACCATTCCGTGAGCAATCAgtttttattcaattgcaGCTTTTAGATTCCTTTGGCAATGCCCCAACCTTAGTTCTCCTCCCTTTACTTAACTTTGCCATTATTATGATTAAGGTTTAGCAATTCGCTTTAAAGTTTTTGCTGAGTTTGGTTCTACTTACCCTTGATCTAGACCCTGTCTAGTAAAATTATCCCTGAGTCtaaaaaaactttttccCATATTGCCAAGTAAacacaaaaccaacaatagaaaatacatccttttcttttttgtgcCAACTTCGTCTATTTGGCGAGCTTTAGGAGCAGAAAAGCTGATAAATTATCGTCTAAATGAAATTATTCCAGCATATAACCGTTCACCTTAATCTAATGATATTTGGGTTACATTTCAATCTTTAATTGGAGAAAAAATGGACAACTGCTGACTGCAGCCTAGAGACTTAACAAACACTCTCACCATGTCTTTCATTATTTCCCAAAATGATATCGTATTTCGTCCAGCAAATTATAGTTACTGGTTCGTAATTTTTACTGCCTATAAATAGAATGCTTCTTATTAGAAAATGTTGGTAAATAATATTTCCAGTAAGCATGGATTGACGATAGATAATGCCAGGGTTACACAAAATACGATAATGGTTCTTCTGAAAATAGACGTTGTTATTGCAGATTCTGTTTACTTTACTCTCAATCCCTTTATGAGAAACGCCCCAAACTTTCATTGCAGAAATAGTTTACTCATTTCATTGTTTAAGTCGACTACTCAGAAACTTCAATCTTTGACATTCACCCTACCACAGTGCTCCACAACAAATCTTGCGTTTTCATGAATAAACTTTTCTTGAAGCCTCCTTCAATGCTGCAGCATTGTCTATAACACACCTTCCATACATCATTGTTACCAAAATGCCTTAAAAgcaaaaatttcttttagtcacaaaattgaaagcGAATTTCATGTTACGGATTTAAGAGACTTTCGCAGCCAATACACAAATTTTAGGAAACGATGCATTTCTTAGAATACTGAAACTTTATGGGTAAGAACTACATTTCGAGATGCAAAACTCCTATCCCAATCTGTGCATTCAATACAATTGTCACCCGAAAATTTTCCATATAAATTAAGAACCATTTCCTGTTCTTTTTGAGAGTAAATGCTTGGTACACACTATCAACTATCATCACcacaaattcaatggtTAAACATTTATCATTTGCGGCGATATTTGTTGCCTTTGCGCTCACAACGCTTACTCAAGCAGCTGAGATCAGCAatgtttttcaaagctttGACAGTTTGACTTGGGAAAATGGGGCCAATTATCAATACAGAATACCAGCAGCTCCTAGTTGGATTGCGACTTTGTCATGGAAGATTTTGGGCTCAAATGTTCACCCGGGAGATACGTTTACATTAAATATGCCATGTGTATTCAAGTTCACAACCACACAAGAAAGCGTTGATTTAGATGTTGGGGGCACAGTTTATGCTACATGTCAGTTCAAACCAGGTGATTTAGTTGTTCCATATTCTCAATTAAAATGTACAGCAAGCAATAACGTTAAGGGCAGTACCGATGCTACTGGTACTGTGAGGTTCCCACTCACCTTCAATGTTGGTGGAT is a genomic window containing:
- a CDS encoding Mms21 MMS21-SMC5-SMC6 complex component, which encodes MSQVTSQPSEASKAEQFLPNNLSLPLYVPLNRDFQRDFEKIFRANANDLTTPAVNQLRSATKNYINYILENDSLGFDESTLNNFALAYKKILESRCNLKKFESIGADSRIMDYLKTSQPLTLETLDMYHSMDKPNYEEILSESQSFTSTTEVQNHLKLDEFYQFLRGIIFVLKHPEQPVPDELADDEDLGISGGTISLKDPLTLNLFVNPVIATCGHTFESSSIRQQIQEHPSGVMECPTSGCDNRLSMSNLKSDTLMKIRIRCASKLQQTNDDLDIVH